Proteins encoded together in one Catellatospora citrea window:
- a CDS encoding TIM barrel protein produces the protein MSLRFGYGTNGFANHRLADALDVIAELGYAGVALTLDHAHLDPYAPDVKDQVARTARLLAERELAVVVETGARYLLDPRRKHAPTFLHDDAHRRVDFLKRAIDIAAGLNAEAVSFWAGVRPAHVSTEVAWQLLAEGCTEVVGHAAERGVAAGFEPEPGMLVETLADWARLRELVGADLKLTLDIGHCRANEPQDVAECVRFAGPHLVNVQIDDMRRGVHEHLEFGAGEIDFPPVLRALAETGYRGLVAVELPRHSHAAPDVAARSLTFLRAAQWLGDALDQLERDPAAIATLLPAARRKVGRAAAEDVRVRLLGAVALTSDEAAELYRYGDNDEKRAVLLACPQPDLVRDALRSNDTRLVAAALGPGARDLPDAEWRQGVLKSVFMGLPLSGVDGLAQRADAELGRMLAALRREREAAGRTMPDDAVDLLERLH, from the coding sequence ATGAGCCTGCGCTTCGGATACGGCACCAACGGATTCGCCAACCACCGGCTGGCCGACGCGCTCGACGTGATCGCCGAACTGGGCTACGCGGGCGTCGCGCTGACGCTGGACCACGCGCACCTGGACCCGTACGCCCCCGACGTGAAAGATCAGGTCGCCCGGACCGCGCGGCTGCTCGCCGAGCGCGAGCTGGCCGTGGTCGTGGAGACCGGGGCGCGCTACCTGCTCGACCCGCGGCGCAAGCACGCGCCGACCTTCCTGCACGACGACGCCCACCGGCGGGTCGACTTCCTGAAGCGAGCGATCGACATCGCGGCGGGGTTGAACGCCGAAGCGGTGTCGTTCTGGGCGGGGGTGCGCCCGGCGCACGTGTCGACCGAGGTCGCCTGGCAGCTGCTGGCCGAGGGCTGCACCGAGGTCGTCGGCCACGCGGCCGAGCGCGGTGTCGCCGCGGGCTTCGAGCCCGAGCCGGGCATGCTGGTCGAGACGCTGGCCGACTGGGCCCGGCTGCGCGAGCTGGTCGGGGCGGACCTCAAGCTGACCCTCGACATCGGGCACTGCCGCGCCAACGAGCCCCAAGACGTCGCCGAATGCGTGCGTTTCGCCGGGCCGCACCTGGTCAACGTGCAGATCGACGACATGCGCCGGGGCGTGCACGAGCACCTGGAGTTCGGCGCGGGCGAGATCGACTTCCCGCCGGTGCTGCGGGCGCTGGCCGAGACCGGCTACCGCGGCCTGGTCGCCGTCGAGCTGCCCCGGCACTCGCACGCCGCACCCGACGTCGCCGCCCGCTCGCTGACCTTCCTGCGCGCCGCGCAGTGGCTCGGCGACGCACTCGACCAGCTCGAACGCGACCCCGCCGCGATCGCGACGCTGCTGCCCGCGGCACGCCGCAAGGTCGGCCGCGCCGCCGCCGAGGACGTCCGGGTCCGGCTGCTCGGCGCGGTCGCGCTCACCTCCGACGAGGCCGCGGAGCTGTACCGATACGGCGACAACGACGAGAAGCGGGCGGTGCTGCTCGCCTGCCCGCAGCCGGACCTGGTCCGCGACGCGTTGCGCAGCAACGACACCCGGCTGGTGGCCGCCGCGCTCGGCCCCGGCGCGCGGGACCTGCCCGACGCCGAATGGCGTCAGGGCGTGCTCAAGAGCGTGTTCATGGGCCTGCCGCTGTCCGGCGTCGACGGACTGGCGCAGCGGGCCGACGCCGAGCTCGGCCGGATGCTCGCGGCGCTGCGCCGCGAGCGCGAGGCGGCCGGCCGCACCATGCCCGACGACGCCGTCGACCTCCTGGAGAGGCTGCATTGA
- a CDS encoding polyprenyl synthetase family protein: MTLAPAPTLLAARIDAVLAGFVDGQRLLWPDDDLRPMLDTVRRFILTGGKRLRPAFCYWAWRGVAAPEERGEDQAAVTAGAALELFHCFALIHDDIIDAGSRRRGQPSMHEEFAAAHARHGWRGDARSFGRNTALLCGDLCAMWAEELLAGCPAAPVRLAQAQRLFAVMRAEAVAGEYLEVVAQAMGDFGSGARARAARVVQLKTARYSVVRPLQVGAVLAGASDAVLDGLAAFGEPLGEAFQLRDDVLGVFGDPARTGKSVLDDLRQAKPTTLLAEAFARGDARSRAVLSAHVGEAGLDEAGAARVRAAMAESGALAAVEERIEAARAEALRALEFLDVAEESRQALGALADFVASRSV, from the coding sequence GTGACGCTCGCGCCTGCGCCCACGCTGTTGGCGGCGCGGATCGATGCGGTGCTGGCCGGGTTCGTCGACGGGCAGCGGTTGCTGTGGCCGGACGACGACCTGCGGCCGATGCTGGACACGGTGCGGCGGTTCATCCTCACCGGTGGCAAGCGGCTGCGGCCGGCGTTCTGCTACTGGGCCTGGCGCGGGGTGGCCGCGCCCGAGGAGCGGGGCGAGGACCAGGCGGCGGTGACCGCGGGGGCGGCGCTGGAGCTGTTCCACTGCTTCGCGCTGATCCACGACGACATCATCGACGCGGGCAGTCGCCGCCGCGGCCAGCCGTCCATGCACGAGGAGTTCGCGGCGGCGCACGCCCGGCACGGCTGGCGCGGTGACGCGCGCTCGTTCGGGCGCAACACCGCGCTGCTCTGCGGGGATCTGTGCGCGATGTGGGCCGAGGAGCTGCTGGCGGGCTGCCCGGCCGCGCCGGTGCGGCTGGCGCAGGCGCAGCGGCTGTTCGCGGTGATGCGGGCCGAGGCGGTGGCGGGGGAGTACCTGGAGGTCGTGGCGCAGGCCATGGGCGACTTCGGGTCCGGTGCGCGGGCGCGGGCGGCGCGGGTGGTGCAGCTGAAGACGGCGCGCTACTCGGTGGTGCGGCCGCTGCAGGTCGGGGCCGTGCTGGCGGGGGCGAGCGACGCGGTGCTCGACGGGCTGGCCGCCTTCGGCGAGCCGCTGGGCGAGGCGTTCCAGTTGCGCGACGACGTGCTCGGGGTGTTCGGCGACCCGGCGCGCACCGGCAAGTCGGTGCTGGACGACCTGCGCCAGGCCAAGCCGACGACGCTGCTGGCGGAGGCGTTCGCGCGCGGGGACGCGCGATCGCGTGCGGTGCTGTCGGCACATGTGGGCGAAGCCGGGCTGGACGAGGCGGGCGCGGCCCGGGTGCGTGCGGCGATGGCGGAGTCGGGCGCGCTGGCGGCGGTGGAGGAGCGGATCGAGGCGGCCCGCGCTGAAGCGCTGCGGGCGCTGGAGTTCCTGGATGTGGCGGAGGAGTCGCGGCAGGCGCTGGGGGCGCTGGCCGACTTCGTGGCCAGCAGATCGGTGTAA
- a CDS encoding nucleotide pyrophosphatase/phosphodiesterase family protein, whose protein sequence is MSKPLVVLNVVGLTPRLLAHMPRLRAAFANGFTARLDPVVPAVTCSVQATFLTGETPAGHGVVGNGWYFRDLGEVLLWRQSHALVGGERVWDAIRRDRPGYTVANICWWYAMGADVNWTITPRPIYRADGRKDPDCYTVPAELHDELPTFPLFSYWGPGAGIASSAWIAAAAVHVMATRNPDLTLVYVPHLDYDLQRFGPSAPQAAAAAAELDETLGPLLDAAAARGATVVALSEYGITDVSRPVHVNRALRAAGLLAVHTQDGMEYLDPWTSRAFAVADHQIAHVYVRDPADVAAVAKLCAELPGVGQVLDESGKAGQGLDHERSGELVLLAEPDSWFTYYYWLDDNRAPDFATHVEIHRKPGYDPAELLFDPAGPGAAKGRAAKALVRKKLGMRYRMNVVGLDAGADAIRGSHGLLPPGADDAPVLMCSDPVPAVDRIAATDVKSLLLRLAGGAP, encoded by the coding sequence ATGAGCAAGCCACTCGTCGTGCTGAACGTGGTCGGGCTGACGCCCCGGCTGCTGGCGCACATGCCGCGGCTGCGGGCCGCGTTCGCGAACGGGTTCACCGCCCGGCTCGACCCGGTCGTGCCCGCGGTGACCTGCTCGGTGCAGGCCACCTTCCTCACCGGCGAGACCCCGGCCGGGCACGGCGTCGTCGGCAACGGCTGGTACTTCCGCGACCTCGGCGAGGTGCTGCTGTGGCGGCAGAGCCACGCGCTGGTCGGCGGGGAACGCGTCTGGGACGCGATCCGCCGCGACCGGCCCGGCTACACCGTGGCCAACATCTGCTGGTGGTACGCCATGGGCGCGGACGTGAACTGGACGATCACGCCCCGGCCCATCTACCGGGCCGACGGCCGCAAGGACCCCGACTGCTACACCGTCCCGGCCGAGCTGCACGACGAGCTGCCGACGTTCCCGCTGTTCAGCTACTGGGGGCCGGGCGCGGGCATCGCCTCGTCGGCCTGGATCGCCGCGGCCGCCGTGCACGTGATGGCGACCCGCAACCCCGACCTGACCCTGGTGTACGTCCCGCACCTCGACTACGACCTGCAGCGCTTCGGCCCGTCCGCGCCGCAGGCCGCCGCCGCTGCCGCCGAACTCGACGAGACCCTCGGCCCGCTGCTCGACGCGGCCGCCGCCCGCGGTGCGACCGTCGTCGCGCTGTCGGAGTACGGCATCACCGACGTCAGCCGGCCGGTGCACGTCAACCGGGCCCTGCGCGCCGCCGGGCTGCTGGCCGTGCACACCCAGGACGGCATGGAATACCTGGACCCCTGGACCTCGCGCGCCTTCGCGGTCGCCGACCACCAGATCGCGCACGTGTACGTGCGCGATCCCGCCGACGTCGCCGCGGTGGCCAAGCTGTGCGCCGAGCTGCCCGGCGTCGGGCAGGTGCTCGACGAGTCCGGAAAGGCCGGGCAGGGTCTGGACCACGAGCGCAGCGGCGAGCTGGTGCTGCTGGCCGAGCCGGACTCCTGGTTCACCTACTACTACTGGCTCGACGACAACCGCGCGCCGGACTTCGCCACCCACGTGGAGATCCACCGCAAGCCCGGCTACGACCCGGCGGAGCTGCTGTTCGACCCGGCCGGGCCGGGGGCGGCGAAGGGCCGCGCGGCCAAGGCGCTGGTGCGCAAGAAGCTCGGCATGCGATACCGGATGAACGTGGTCGGCCTGGACGCCGGCGCGGACGCGATCCGCGGCTCGCACGGCCTGCTCCCGCCGGGTGCGGACGACGCGCCCGTGCTGATGTGCAGCGACCCCGTGCCCGCGGTGGACCGCATCGCCGCCACCGACGTGAAGTCCCTGCTACTGCGTTTGGCGGGAGGTGCGCCGTGA
- the eboE gene encoding metabolite traffic protein EboE: MRLRDADGATVHLAYCTNVHAAEDFDGVLSQLDRFAVPVRERLGVDLLGLGLWLAAPVARALAEQPQLRARLRRELTARGLETVTLNGFPYQAFQAPVVKHDVYLPDWTDPRRLRYTLDLALVLAELLPDDAARGSISTLPLAWREPWDRRRFRAAKAQLDELAAGLARGERPIRVALEPEPGCVVESTDQAVAALSAVASEHLGVCVDLAHLACGWEDPVDAVAKLKAAGVAVVKVQVSQALEVEDPASARQVLAAYAEPRFLHQTRSSAGERFDDLPQALASDAPGPWRIHFHAPLHAAALDPLRTSSTVLREGLAALLTSSDCDHFEVETYTWDVLPPSARPTDDAGLAEGIAAELAFARDQFAALGVS; encoded by the coding sequence ATGCGGCTGCGCGACGCCGACGGTGCGACGGTGCACCTGGCGTACTGCACGAACGTGCACGCCGCGGAGGACTTCGACGGGGTGCTGTCCCAGCTGGACCGGTTCGCGGTGCCGGTGCGCGAGCGCCTCGGCGTCGACCTGCTCGGGCTCGGCCTGTGGCTGGCCGCCCCGGTCGCCCGGGCCCTGGCCGAGCAGCCGCAGTTGCGGGCGCGGCTGCGGCGCGAGCTGACCGCGCGCGGGCTGGAGACGGTGACCCTCAACGGCTTCCCGTACCAGGCCTTCCAGGCGCCGGTGGTCAAGCACGACGTGTACCTGCCGGACTGGACCGACCCGCGGCGGCTGCGCTACACCCTGGACCTGGCCCTGGTGCTGGCCGAACTGCTGCCCGACGACGCGGCCCGCGGCTCCATCTCGACACTGCCGCTGGCCTGGCGCGAGCCGTGGGACCGCCGGCGCTTCCGGGCCGCCAAGGCACAGCTCGACGAGCTGGCCGCCGGCCTGGCCCGGGGCGAGCGCCCGATCCGGGTCGCGCTGGAGCCCGAGCCCGGCTGCGTGGTCGAGTCCACCGACCAGGCCGTCGCGGCGCTGTCCGCGGTGGCCAGCGAGCACCTGGGCGTCTGCGTCGACCTGGCGCACCTGGCCTGCGGCTGGGAGGACCCGGTCGACGCGGTCGCCAAGCTCAAGGCGGCCGGGGTCGCCGTGGTCAAGGTGCAGGTGTCGCAGGCCCTGGAGGTCGAGGACCCGGCGTCGGCCCGGCAGGTGCTGGCGGCGTACGCCGAACCGCGGTTCCTGCACCAGACCCGCAGCTCGGCCGGCGAGCGCTTCGACGACCTGCCGCAGGCCCTGGCCTCCGACGCGCCCGGCCCGTGGCGCATCCACTTCCACGCGCCGCTGCACGCCGCCGCGCTCGACCCGCTGCGCACCAGCTCCACGGTGCTGCGCGAGGGCCTGGCGGCGCTGCTGACCAGCAGCGACTGCGACCACTTCGAGGTCGAGACGTACACCTGGGACGTGCTGCCGCCCTCGGCCCGGCCCACCGACGACGCCGGGCTGGCCGAGGGCATCGCCGCCGAGCTCGCCTTCGCCCGCGACCAGTTCGCCGCCCTGGGGGTCTCCTGA
- a CDS encoding inositol-3-phosphate synthase — MRTGIWLVGARGSVAVTSIVGALAVRASLADPVGCVTELPPLRHPALPALSELVFGGHDVSCVGLVKKAHALVAAGVLPAAVVAAVADELAALEPDVRHAPDGTTQHDTITRIAADLVDFRERHGLARVVVVNVSSTEAIPPDHPAFADAAALAAALHHEHVLPPSARYAYAAFTAGCSYVDFTPSTGARLPALDQLAARHGVPYAGSDGKTGETLLKSVLAPMFAMRNLQVRSWSGTNLLGGGDGATLARPEANAAKVASKQRVLRETLGYEPEGQTRIDYVPDIGDLKTAWDLITFSGFLGSRMRLEFTWHGCDSALAAPLVLDLARLTAAAHAQGLSGPLPQLAFFFKDPIGQVPHGLAEQWRDLCEWVQGWDVPDGTGEQPGADAPTRRAQPGGEPS, encoded by the coding sequence GTGCGTACTGGTATCTGGCTCGTCGGCGCCCGCGGCTCGGTCGCGGTCACCAGCATCGTCGGCGCGCTGGCGGTGCGGGCCTCGCTCGCCGACCCCGTCGGCTGCGTCACCGAACTGCCCCCGCTGCGCCATCCGGCGCTGCCGGCCCTCTCCGAACTGGTCTTCGGCGGCCACGACGTGTCCTGTGTGGGCCTGGTCAAGAAGGCCCACGCACTCGTCGCCGCCGGCGTGCTGCCCGCGGCGGTGGTCGCCGCCGTCGCCGACGAGCTGGCCGCCCTCGAACCCGACGTGCGGCACGCGCCCGACGGGACCACCCAGCACGACACCATCACCCGCATCGCCGCCGACCTCGTGGACTTCCGCGAACGCCACGGGCTCGCCCGCGTCGTCGTGGTGAACGTGTCCTCGACCGAGGCCATACCTCCCGACCACCCCGCGTTCGCCGACGCCGCCGCGCTCGCCGCGGCGCTGCACCACGAACACGTGCTGCCGCCCAGCGCCCGCTACGCCTACGCCGCGTTCACCGCGGGCTGCTCCTACGTCGACTTCACCCCGTCCACCGGAGCCCGGCTGCCCGCGCTCGACCAGCTCGCGGCACGGCACGGCGTGCCGTACGCGGGCAGCGACGGCAAGACCGGCGAGACCCTGCTCAAGTCGGTGCTCGCACCGATGTTCGCCATGCGCAACCTGCAGGTGCGGTCGTGGTCGGGCACCAACCTGCTCGGCGGCGGCGACGGCGCCACGCTGGCCCGGCCCGAGGCCAACGCGGCCAAGGTCGCCAGCAAGCAGCGGGTGCTGCGGGAGACGCTGGGCTACGAGCCGGAGGGCCAGACCCGCATCGACTACGTGCCCGACATCGGCGACCTGAAGACCGCCTGGGACCTCATCACCTTCAGCGGCTTCCTCGGCAGTCGCATGCGGCTCGAGTTCACCTGGCACGGCTGCGACTCGGCGCTGGCCGCGCCGCTGGTGCTGGACCTGGCCCGGCTCACCGCCGCGGCGCACGCCCAGGGCCTGTCCGGGCCGCTGCCGCAACTGGCCTTCTTCTTCAAGGACCCGATCGGGCAGGTGCCACACGGCCTGGCCGAGCAGTGGCGCGACCTGTGCGAGTGGGTGCAGGGCTGGGACGTGCCGGACGGCACGGGCGAGCAGCCCGGCGCGGACGCGCCCACCCGCCGGGCCCAACCCGGCGGAGAGCCGTCATGA
- a CDS encoding TatD family hydrolase encodes MRIFDPHIHMTSRTTDDYERMAAAGVRALVEPAFWLGQPRTNTGSFTDYFDALIGWEPFRASQYGIRHHCTIALNPKEANDPRCREVLALLPRYLEKDRVVAVGETGYDSMTPEEDEVFAAQLELARAHELPALVHTPHRDKVVGTRRSLDVVKESGIDPGLVVLDHLNEPTVGEVAGSGCWMGFSIYPDTKMSPDRMVAILREYGLERVLVNSAADWGKSDPLLTLRTGEAMLAAGFSDDDVDRVLWRNPVEFYGQSGRLDLDDVATEGTFAGNSILRGGS; translated from the coding sequence ATGCGCATCTTCGATCCGCACATCCACATGACCTCGCGCACCACCGACGACTATGAGCGGATGGCGGCGGCCGGTGTGCGAGCGCTGGTCGAGCCGGCTTTCTGGCTCGGCCAGCCCCGCACCAACACCGGCTCGTTCACCGACTACTTCGACGCGCTCATCGGGTGGGAGCCGTTCCGGGCGAGCCAGTACGGCATCCGGCACCACTGCACCATCGCGCTGAACCCGAAGGAGGCCAACGACCCGCGCTGCCGCGAGGTGCTGGCCCTGCTGCCGCGCTACCTGGAGAAGGACCGGGTGGTCGCGGTCGGCGAGACCGGGTACGACTCGATGACGCCGGAGGAGGACGAGGTGTTCGCGGCGCAGCTGGAGCTGGCCCGCGCGCACGAGCTGCCCGCGCTCGTGCACACCCCGCACCGGGACAAGGTCGTCGGCACCCGGCGCAGCCTCGACGTGGTCAAGGAGTCCGGCATCGACCCGGGCCTGGTCGTGCTCGACCACCTGAACGAGCCGACCGTCGGCGAGGTCGCCGGCAGCGGCTGCTGGATGGGCTTCTCCATCTACCCCGACACCAAGATGTCGCCCGACCGCATGGTCGCGATCCTGCGCGAGTACGGCCTGGAGCGGGTGCTGGTCAACTCCGCCGCCGACTGGGGCAAGTCCGATCCGCTGCTCACCCTGCGTACCGGCGAGGCGATGCTGGCGGCCGGGTTCAGCGACGACGACGTGGACCGGGTGCTGTGGCGCAACCCGGTCGAGTTCTACGGCCAGTCCGGCCGACTCGACCTCGACGACGTGGCCACCGAGGGCACCTTCGCGGGCAACTCGATCCTGCGCGGGGGTTCGTGA
- a CDS encoding ThuA domain-containing protein, with the protein MRKRVLSLVAGLVTVLATTLFAPATPASAAPLTKVLVFSKTAGFRHSSIPNGIAAIQALGSANGFTVTATEDAGQFTAANLAQFQAVIWLSTTGDVLNATQQTAFQNYIAAGGGYVGVHAAADTEYDWPWYGGLVGAYFHSHPAIQNAQVRVEAPVNASTAHLPATWTRSDEWYNYRTNPRSAVRVLMNLNEGSYTGGNMGDHPITWCANYGGGRAWYTGLGHTEASYTDSNFTRMLLGGIQIAAGAVAADCSPGTPPPAGISLRARANNKFVTAPNGGAGALIASATAAGTAERFEMIDRGSGNIALRALVNARYVCADNAGANPLIANRTAIGGWETFALIRNSNGSVSLRAQANGKYVVAENGGAAALIANRTSIGPWEQFDLVSP; encoded by the coding sequence ATGCGAAAACGCGTACTGTCCCTGGTCGCCGGCCTGGTCACGGTCCTGGCGACGACGCTGTTCGCGCCGGCGACCCCCGCGTCGGCCGCCCCGCTGACCAAAGTGCTGGTCTTCTCGAAGACCGCCGGCTTCCGCCACTCGTCCATCCCCAACGGCATCGCCGCGATCCAGGCGCTGGGCAGCGCCAACGGCTTCACGGTGACCGCCACCGAGGACGCCGGCCAGTTCACCGCGGCCAACCTGGCCCAGTTCCAGGCCGTGATCTGGCTGTCGACCACCGGTGACGTGCTCAACGCGACCCAGCAGACCGCGTTCCAGAACTACATCGCGGCCGGCGGCGGCTACGTCGGCGTGCACGCCGCCGCCGACACCGAGTACGACTGGCCCTGGTACGGCGGGCTGGTCGGGGCGTACTTCCACTCCCACCCGGCCATCCAGAACGCCCAGGTGCGGGTCGAAGCCCCGGTCAACGCCTCGACGGCACACCTGCCGGCGACCTGGACGCGCAGCGACGAGTGGTACAACTACCGCACCAACCCGCGCTCGGCCGTACGCGTGCTGATGAACCTCAACGAGGGCAGCTACACCGGCGGCAACATGGGCGACCACCCGATCACCTGGTGCGCCAACTACGGCGGCGGCCGGGCCTGGTACACCGGCCTCGGCCACACCGAGGCCAGCTACACCGACAGCAACTTCACCCGCATGCTGCTCGGCGGCATCCAGATCGCCGCCGGTGCGGTCGCCGCCGACTGTTCCCCCGGCACGCCCCCGCCCGCCGGGATCAGCCTGCGCGCACGGGCCAACAACAAGTTCGTCACCGCCCCCAACGGCGGGGCGGGCGCGCTGATCGCCAGCGCCACCGCCGCCGGCACCGCCGAGCGGTTCGAGATGATCGACCGGGGCAGCGGCAACATCGCCCTGCGTGCCCTGGTCAACGCGCGTTACGTGTGCGCGGACAACGCGGGCGCGAACCCGCTGATCGCCAACCGGACCGCGATCGGCGGCTGGGAGACCTTCGCGTTGATCCGAAACTCCAACGGCTCGGTGAGTTTGCGGGCCCAGGCCAACGGGAAGTACGTCGTCGCGGAGAACGGCGGCGCGGCGGCATTGATCGCCAACCGCACCTCGATCGGCCCGTGGGAGCAGTTCGACCTGGTCAGCCCATAG
- a CDS encoding SCO3242 family prenyltransferase, whose protein sequence is MKLRDLAQLVRAPAALSVPGDAVAGATAAGTLDARTAGIAAASVCLYWGGMAANDWADRELDAVERPERPIPSGRISPDTALAIAGGLTVAGLALAAASGGKRTLATAGLLAGAVWAYDIKWKNSPAGPAGMALCRGLDVLLGASTGDLRKAARPALAVAAHTYAVTALSRREVSGTDRVLPALTMTATAAVATHAAGRSGGWLPAVLAGWYATRFGKAQREVLRHPDAGRVRAAVGAGITSLPALQGALIARDGKPLVGAVVATAAPAAAKLARKVSAT, encoded by the coding sequence ATGAAGCTGCGTGACCTGGCGCAGCTGGTACGGGCACCGGCCGCGCTGTCGGTGCCCGGGGACGCGGTCGCGGGCGCGACCGCGGCGGGCACGCTGGACGCGCGCACCGCCGGCATCGCGGCCGCGTCGGTGTGCCTGTACTGGGGCGGCATGGCCGCCAACGACTGGGCCGACCGGGAACTCGACGCCGTCGAGCGGCCCGAGCGGCCCATCCCGTCCGGGCGGATCAGCCCCGACACGGCGCTGGCCATCGCGGGCGGCCTGACCGTGGCCGGGCTGGCCCTGGCCGCGGCCAGCGGCGGAAAGCGCACCCTGGCCACCGCCGGGCTGCTCGCGGGCGCGGTGTGGGCGTACGACATCAAGTGGAAGAACTCCCCGGCCGGGCCCGCCGGCATGGCGCTGTGCCGGGGACTGGACGTGCTGCTCGGCGCGAGCACCGGCGACCTGCGCAAGGCCGCCCGCCCGGCGCTGGCCGTCGCCGCGCACACCTACGCCGTCACCGCACTGTCGCGGCGGGAGGTCAGTGGCACCGACCGGGTGCTGCCCGCGCTGACCATGACCGCGACCGCGGCGGTGGCCACCCATGCCGCGGGCCGCAGCGGCGGCTGGCTGCCCGCGGTGCTGGCGGGCTGGTACGCCACCCGCTTCGGCAAGGCCCAGCGCGAGGTGCTGCGGCACCCCGACGCGGGCCGGGTGCGCGCCGCGGTCGGGGCGGGGATCACCTCGCTGCCCGCGCTGCAGGGAGCACTCATCGCACGGGACGGGAAACCGCTGGTCGGAGCCGTGGTCGCGACCGCCGCCCCGGCCGCGGCCAAGCTCGCTAGGAAGGTGTCAGCGACATGA